One genomic region from Patescibacteria group bacterium encodes:
- a CDS encoding Nramp family divalent metal transporter yields MTQPLPVALPLKKLIGPSFILLALGFGSGEVILWPYLASNVGLGIAWGALLGITFQFFINMEIERYALIKGESVFVGLKKIWPFSPWWFIASTFLGFGLPGIVAASAQVFAQVIGLTDFKWLAILFLLIIGVLISSGRTVYGLMERITKTIIFIGLPFIIILAIIVSRSTDWLALAQGLVGQGQGYNWLPEGLSLATFLAAFAYAGAGGNLNLTQSIYIREKGYGMGYYAQKISGLFHNKSPQPTIKLTGQDFDLTEGNLKNFKTWWRRINLEHFLVFWFLGFLGICLLMILSYSTTYNLAGNLQGIKFILNEGRIIGQLISPIVGTIFLLVISIMLWQTQLGVLDSTSRIMAENLALKKLNNQNQFPLGKIYYNFLWAQIIFGIILFLFNIYEPKTLIIIGAVINAVAMFIHVGLVNWMNHKLLPKILRPKMWRQLIIIIIFLFFGLFSAITLWSNLSNWLK; encoded by the coding sequence ATGACACAACCTTTGCCTGTCGCTTTACCTTTAAAAAAATTAATCGGCCCAAGTTTTATTTTATTGGCCCTAGGTTTTGGTTCGGGTGAAGTTATTCTCTGGCCCTATTTGGCCAGTAACGTTGGCTTGGGTATAGCCTGGGGGGCTTTGCTAGGTATTACTTTTCAATTTTTTATTAACATGGAAATAGAACGCTACGCTCTTATTAAGGGTGAAAGCGTTTTTGTTGGTTTAAAAAAAATCTGGCCTTTTAGTCCGTGGTGGTTTATTGCTTCCACTTTTTTAGGTTTTGGTTTGCCGGGCATCGTGGCCGCCTCAGCTCAAGTTTTCGCCCAAGTAATTGGTTTAACAGATTTTAAATGGCTGGCCATATTATTCCTACTTATTATTGGCGTATTAATAAGTTCGGGCCGAACTGTTTACGGGTTAATGGAAAGAATAACCAAAACCATAATTTTTATTGGTTTACCCTTTATTATTATTTTAGCAATTATTGTTTCCAGGTCCACTGACTGGCTGGCTTTGGCTCAGGGTTTGGTTGGCCAAGGCCAGGGCTATAACTGGCTACCTGAAGGTTTAAGCTTAGCCACTTTCTTAGCTGCTTTTGCTTACGCCGGTGCTGGTGGCAACCTTAATTTAACTCAATCAATTTACATTCGGGAAAAAGGCTATGGTATGGGCTATTATGCTCAAAAAATTTCCGGCCTGTTCCACAACAAAAGCCCACAACCAACCATTAAATTAACTGGCCAAGATTTTGATTTAACCGAAGGAAATCTTAAAAATTTTAAAACTTGGTGGCGACGAATAAATTTGGAACACTTTTTAGTCTTTTGGTTTTTAGGTTTTTTGGGTATTTGTTTGTTAATGATTTTAAGTTACAGCACCACTTATAATCTAGCCGGCAATTTGCAAGGTATTAAATTTATTTTAAATGAAGGACGAATTATCGGACAACTTATCTCGCCTATTGTCGGTACTATTTTCCTGTTAGTTATTAGCATAATGCTCTGGCAAACCCAATTGGGAGTTTTAGATTCCACTTCCAGAATTATGGCGGAAAATTTGGCGCTAAAAAAATTAAATAATCAAAACCAATTTCCTTTGGGAAAAATATACTACAATTTTTTATGGGCACAAATTATTTTCGGTATTATTTTATTCTTATTTAATATTTACGAACCAAAAACTTTAATAATTATCGGCGCGGTTATAAACGCTGTAGCTATGTTTATTCATGTTGGTTTAGTAAATTGGATGAACCACAAATTATTGCCAAAAATTCTACGTCCCAAAATGTGGCGCCAACTTATTATTATAATAATTTTCCTATTCTTCGGCCTGTTTAGCGCTATAACTTTGTGGAGTAATTTAAGCAATTGGTTAAAGTAA
- a CDS encoding RNA-binding protein: MAKKLYVGGLPYSTTDAALQDHFAQAGTVASATVIIDKMSGRSKGFGFVEMSTDEEAQAAIDMFHGKEFEGRTLTVNEARPLAPRPPRSGGFNRGGFGGGNSAPRQNRW, translated from the coding sequence ATGGCGAAGAAATTATACGTTGGTGGTTTGCCTTACAGCACCACTGACGCTGCTTTGCAAGATCATTTCGCACAAGCCGGCACCGTTGCCTCGGCCACCGTTATCATCGACAAGATGTCCGGCCGTTCCAAAGGTTTTGGTTTTGTGGAAATGTCCACTGATGAAGAAGCTCAGGCCGCAATTGACATGTTTCATGGTAAAGAGTTCGAAGGTCGAACTTTAACTGTGAACGAAGCCAGGCCTTTGGCTCCTCGCCCGCCTCGCAGCGGCGGTTTTAATCGCGGTGGTTTTGGTGGTGGCAACTCTGCTCCACGTCAAAATCGCTGGTAA
- the typA gene encoding translational GTPase TypA produces the protein MTETKIRNVAIIAHVDHGKTTLVDSLLRQTSTKLKKDLQQADLIMDSNELEKERGITIFSKNASVQWGDYKINIVDTPGHADFGGEVERVLTLVDGCLLLVDAKEGPMPQTRFVLRRALEMKLKILVVINKIDKPDARPDYALNKTFDLFVELGADDASLDFPVIYAAAKQGKAGLTADLNKMTDILPVFESIVQHIPAPQGDINKPLQILITSLSADPFKGRVATGRVWQGTVKANDTVAHINRTGDIKKYRLLSLMTFEGLERLETPQAQAGDIIALAGIPDITIGETIADSEQPLSLPLLSVEEPTVKLSVMINDSPLAGQEGQFTTSRQIKERLFKELETDVALRVEEIQAGLWSVAGRGELHLAILLERLRREGYELQVSQPQVINKVIDGVTLTPFEQLFIEVPEDFAGVVIQKLGARRGELKEMKVDNNLALLEFIIPTKGLLGYRSEFITDTRGLGIMNSLFYDYQPDPGNWRPREQGSLVAHETGLTNLYGLLNVQDRGILFIGSAVKVYKGQVVGQHSREKDLRVNVCKTKQLSNMRSKGDGSAEHFNKPKDMDLEDALEYIGVDELVEITPKNIRMRKKILDEVEARRKELGIK, from the coding sequence ATGACCGAAACCAAAATAAGAAACGTAGCTATTATTGCTCACGTGGACCACGGCAAAACCACTTTAGTAGATTCCCTGCTTAGGCAAACCAGCACTAAGTTAAAAAAAGACTTACAGCAGGCTGATTTAATAATGGATAGCAACGAACTGGAAAAAGAACGTGGTATTACTATTTTTTCTAAAAATGCTTCCGTCCAATGGGGTGATTATAAAATAAACATCGTTGATACGCCCGGCCACGCCGATTTCGGTGGCGAGGTAGAACGGGTACTTACTCTAGTTGACGGTTGTTTATTATTGGTGGACGCCAAAGAAGGCCCCATGCCCCAAACCAGGTTTGTTTTAAGGCGCGCTTTGGAAATGAAATTAAAAATATTGGTTGTTATAAACAAAATAGATAAACCGGATGCCCGACCCGATTACGCCTTAAATAAAACTTTTGATTTATTCGTGGAGCTGGGTGCCGATGACGCTTCTTTGGATTTTCCGGTAATTTATGCGGCGGCCAAACAAGGTAAAGCCGGCCTTACGGCCGATCTTAATAAAATGACCGATATTTTACCGGTTTTTGAATCAATCGTTCAACACATACCAGCCCCCCAAGGCGATATTAATAAACCTTTACAAATTTTAATTACTAGTTTAAGCGCCGATCCATTTAAAGGGCGAGTAGCCACTGGCCGAGTTTGGCAAGGTACTGTTAAAGCCAATGACACGGTGGCTCATATTAACCGCACCGGCGACATAAAAAAATATCGCTTGCTCTCTTTAATGACTTTTGAAGGCTTGGAACGTTTAGAAACCCCTCAAGCTCAAGCCGGCGATATTATCGCTTTAGCCGGCATACCCGACATAACCATTGGCGAAACCATCGCCGATAGTGAACAACCTCTAAGTCTTCCCCTGCTCAGCGTGGAAGAACCGACTGTTAAATTGTCAGTAATGATTAATGATTCTCCCTTAGCTGGCCAAGAAGGACAATTTACAACTTCTAGGCAAATTAAAGAACGTTTATTTAAAGAGTTAGAAACCGACGTGGCTTTACGGGTGGAAGAAATTCAAGCCGGTCTGTGGAGTGTAGCTGGCCGCGGCGAACTACACTTGGCCATACTTTTAGAAAGATTAAGGCGAGAAGGCTATGAACTGCAAGTTTCTCAACCGCAAGTAATCAACAAGGTAATCGACGGAGTTACCTTAACCCCTTTTGAACAATTGTTTATTGAAGTACCAGAAGATTTTGCCGGAGTAGTTATACAAAAACTAGGCGCCCGGCGCGGTGAACTTAAAGAAATGAAAGTAGATAATAATTTAGCTTTATTGGAATTTATTATCCCTACCAAAGGTTTGTTGGGTTATCGTAGTGAATTTATAACTGATACTAGAGGTCTTGGGATAATGAACAGTTTATTCTACGATTATCAGCCCGATCCAGGCAACTGGCGTCCCCGAGAACAAGGCTCCTTAGTAGCCCACGAAACTGGTTTAACCAATCTTTACGGACTGCTTAATGTGCAAGATCGAGGTATTTTATTTATTGGTTCGGCTGTTAAAGTATACAAAGGACAAGTCGTTGGCCAACACTCCAGAGAAAAAGACCTACGAGTCAATGTTTGTAAAACCAAACAACTTTCCAATATGCGTTCCAAAGGCGACGGTTCAGCTGAACATTTTAACAAGCCCAAAGATATGGACTTAGAAGACGCTTTGGAATACATTGGCGTTGATGAATTGGTGGAAATAACACCGAAAAATATCCGTATGCGTAAAAAAATACTGGACGAAGTCGAAGCCCGGCGCAAAGAACTAGGAATTAAATAA
- a CDS encoding 1-acyl-sn-glycerol-3-phosphate acyltransferase, with amino-acid sequence MSRESLNFFKDSVIRTVEKSAINLPKFKEEFDKKGFKGVGHYLLEAVNVRIDYTKEADPSFSGLRQKLQKEPGLIIGNHPGYIEIPAILNTLDREDVKFMVTQHLYEHFVRQFGEQYFVPNAKNISELKPVLQTVKSHIKTGGAVMIFPSGGGEQNIAQPEFKSGFRFFLQQLPQEAMVYSFYTDPEQSRQLVKECLPDFAGLSSDVLTKGLFNINRFSETKTVKIDESYRPVGDWQEVLRNNKTDGKNNVLSEYFLSQFVI; translated from the coding sequence ATGTCTAGAGAATCTTTAAATTTTTTTAAAGACAGCGTTATAAGAACTGTAGAAAAATCAGCTATTAATTTGCCTAAGTTTAAGGAGGAGTTTGATAAAAAGGGATTTAAAGGCGTTGGGCATTATCTTTTGGAAGCTGTGAATGTACGGATTGATTATACCAAAGAAGCGGACCCTTCTTTTTCTGGCCTGCGACAAAAATTACAAAAAGAGCCAGGATTGATTATTGGTAATCATCCTGGGTATATTGAAATTCCCGCTATTTTAAATACTTTAGACAGGGAAGATGTTAAGTTTATGGTGACCCAGCATTTATATGAACATTTTGTTAGGCAATTTGGTGAGCAATATTTTGTGCCCAATGCTAAAAATATTTCGGAATTAAAACCAGTTTTGCAAACAGTAAAGAGTCATATTAAGACCGGGGGAGCAGTAATGATATTTCCTTCTGGTGGCGGTGAACAAAATATTGCTCAACCGGAATTTAAGAGTGGTTTTAGATTTTTTTTACAACAACTGCCCCAGGAAGCCATGGTTTATTCTTTTTATACCGACCCGGAACAGTCTCGGCAATTGGTTAAAGAATGTTTGCCTGATTTTGCCGGGTTATCTTCTGATGTTTTAACCAAGGGTCTATTTAATATTAATCGTTTTTCAGAAACTAAAACCGTTAAAATAGACGAAAGTTATAGGCCGGTCGGTGATTGGCAAGAAGTTTTAAGAAATAATAAAACCGACGGCAAAAATAACGTTTTGAGTGAATATTTTTTAAGTCAGTTTGTTATTTAA
- a CDS encoding putative toxin-antitoxin system toxin component, PIN family, which translates to MWRVVLDTNVLINADKGEFSYPKRILDLVLQGALEAVITSQVWRENRLLVDRLVKDERLKGDIQDFLIMAEQVEPSRVQVPIEDKEDLKLLAAAKGGRANFLITEDRHLLDLGNFNGFDILTPEQFWSRWEQTGGGDSWNSWIKNIISN; encoded by the coding sequence ATGTGGCGCGTCGTTTTAGACACTAATGTTTTAATAAACGCTGATAAGGGTGAATTTAGCTACCCGAAGCGTATTTTGGATTTGGTTTTACAGGGTGCCCTGGAAGCTGTTATTACGTCTCAGGTCTGGCGGGAGAATCGATTATTGGTGGACAGATTAGTTAAAGATGAAAGGTTAAAAGGCGATATACAAGATTTTTTAATAATGGCCGAACAAGTAGAGCCGAGCCGGGTGCAGGTGCCAATTGAAGATAAAGAGGATCTTAAATTATTAGCAGCGGCTAAGGGTGGTCGAGCTAATTTTTTAATAACCGAAGATAGGCATTTGTTGGATTTAGGAAATTTTAATGGTTTTGATATTTTAACGCCGGAACAATTTTGGTCGCGTTGGGAGCAAACGGGTGGAGGAGATTCTTGGAATAGTTGGATTAAAAATATAATAAGTAATTAA
- the ychF gene encoding redox-regulated ATPase YchF, producing the protein MSFQIGIVGLPNVGKSTLFKALTRKQVTIENYPFATIDPNVGVVAVPDARLTKLTELSKSAKTVPTTIEFVDIAGLVKNAHQGEGLGNQFLATIREVDAIIQVVRDFKDSNIIHVHNEVNPESDATVINLELVMADLSTVEKRLAALRPKLKTGADKTCQKHIDILEKFASHLKTGQSIRTLSLTDDDVTFLKELPLLSAKPLLYVFNVAEKDINQPLKTTLSPAIGISAKIESELTELSADEAVLYQQELKLTETGLHKLITASYQLLKLITFFTSGPLESRAWTIVQGHKAPQAAGVIHSDFEQGFIRAEVISYQDFVNCGGENGAKDQGKFRLEGKDYQLQDGDVCHFRFSV; encoded by the coding sequence ATGTCTTTTCAAATCGGCATTGTGGGACTGCCTAATGTCGGCAAATCCACTTTATTCAAAGCCTTAACCCGCAAACAAGTAACCATTGAAAATTATCCTTTTGCCACTATTGATCCTAATGTTGGTGTAGTGGCAGTACCGGACGCACGGCTAACCAAACTAACAGAACTATCCAAGTCAGCCAAAACCGTACCAACCACTATTGAATTCGTGGATATAGCTGGTCTGGTTAAAAATGCTCATCAAGGCGAAGGTTTGGGTAACCAATTTTTAGCCACTATTCGAGAAGTAGATGCTATTATTCAAGTAGTCAGGGATTTTAAAGACAGTAATATTATCCATGTCCACAATGAAGTTAACCCCGAGTCCGATGCCACTGTTATAAACTTGGAACTTGTTATGGCTGATTTATCAACTGTAGAAAAAAGACTGGCAGCCCTACGACCAAAACTTAAAACCGGCGCTGATAAAACTTGCCAAAAACACATAGACATCCTAGAAAAATTCGCCAGTCATTTAAAAACTGGTCAATCTATCAGAACTTTGTCTTTAACTGATGATGATGTAACGTTCTTAAAAGAACTGCCTTTATTGTCAGCTAAACCGTTGCTCTATGTTTTTAACGTAGCTGAAAAAGATATTAACCAACCGCTTAAAACCACCCTGTCACCAGCTATTGGCATTTCGGCAAAAATAGAATCTGAATTAACAGAACTATCGGCTGACGAAGCAGTTTTATACCAACAAGAACTTAAGCTAACCGAAACCGGCTTACATAAACTTATTACCGCCAGTTATCAATTACTTAAGTTAATTACCTTTTTTACTTCCGGACCCCTGGAGTCGCGCGCTTGGACTATAGTCCAAGGCCATAAAGCACCCCAAGCCGCCGGCGTAATTCACAGTGATTTTGAACAGGGCTTTATTCGAGCTGAAGTTATAAGTTATCAAGATTTTGTAAATTGTGGTGGCGAAAATGGCGCTAAAGACCAAGGTAAATTTCGTTTAGAAGGCAAAGATTACCAGCTTCAAGATGGCGACGTTTGTCACTTTAGATTCAGTGTTTAA
- a CDS encoding polyphenol oxidase family protein — protein sequence MSVNLPKDFLYGFSQISDGTMSFKFGSTKLVRQNRQNFCQKLGIDIKNCATSQLEHKDKIIRLTNNDLGRNMLTPDYDLTADALVTSQPGLYLFTVVADCLVIILVDPQNKSLGLIHAGWQGLNLNIIPKTAAYLQNNLNSQPKNLLAIISPAIQTCCYAYESVKQSADKTWQPFLNKQADGLIHIDLINLAKQQLTKAGIKLNNIIANSACTAHNHNYYSHFRDQQQNQPDKGRFTVVAGFKYFI from the coding sequence ATGTCTGTAAATTTACCGAAAGATTTCTTATATGGCTTTTCTCAAATTTCCGACGGCACTATGTCGTTTAAATTCGGGTCAACTAAACTAGTTAGACAAAACCGCCAAAACTTTTGCCAAAAATTAGGTATTGATATAAAAAATTGTGCCACTAGTCAATTAGAACATAAAGATAAAATCATCAGGCTCACTAATAACGACCTAGGGCGTAATATGTTAACGCCGGATTATGATTTAACAGCCGACGCTTTGGTTACCAGCCAACCTGGTCTTTACTTATTTACGGTGGTGGCTGACTGTTTAGTAATTATTCTTGTTGATCCCCAAAATAAATCCCTAGGCTTGATTCACGCTGGTTGGCAAGGTTTAAACTTAAACATAATTCCTAAAACAGCTGCTTATTTACAAAATAATCTAAACAGCCAACCTAAAAATCTACTGGCTATAATTAGCCCGGCTATTCAAACTTGTTGCTATGCCTATGAGTCTGTAAAACAAAGTGCTGATAAAACCTGGCAACCGTTTCTTAATAAACAAGCTGATGGTTTAATACATATTGATTTAATCAATCTGGCCAAACAACAATTAACTAAGGCCGGAATTAAGCTGAATAATATCATTGCTAATTCGGCTTGCACGGCCCACAACCATAATTACTATTCCCACTTCCGCGATCAACAACAAAACCAGCCTGATAAAGGCCGTTTTACAGTAGTGGCTGGTTTCAAATACTTTATTTAA
- a CDS encoding adenosine deaminase, producing MIFYKNQLNIELIDLHIHIGGAVAPHIMWELVHQQGLKLPVKNYWDFWKLITASDETVQNLEEYVDIMHQWTEKIQSSPVAMERCVYAIIAKEYRSSNINQIELRFNPMKRNNGGQMDLDHIIQSSLNGMYRASLDFGVKAGLMFCLAREFSFELNEIIVKKALKYQKWGVIGIDIAGPEKKTFEQEPDFKKYIELFNTAKQAGLGITVHTGETDATGPDSVRQVLRDIKPQRIGHGIQAAKDESLLKELASAGTVLELCPSSNLQTRAIKDWSEFKDIVNKFKEFGVKYTINTDGPYLLNSNMKKEIEIMLNNNIMTKDELRDSFDLARQVSFIK from the coding sequence ACTTGCATATACATATTGGCGGCGCTGTGGCGCCTCATATTATGTGGGAGTTGGTCCATCAACAAGGTTTAAAATTGCCCGTCAAGAATTATTGGGATTTTTGGAAGTTGATTACAGCCAGTGATGAAACAGTGCAAAATTTAGAAGAATATGTGGATATTATGCATCAATGGACCGAGAAAATACAATCTAGTCCGGTAGCTATGGAGCGTTGTGTTTATGCTATTATTGCCAAAGAATATCGTTCGTCCAATATTAATCAAATTGAGCTTAGATTTAATCCAATGAAACGCAATAATGGCGGACAAATGGATTTAGATCATATTATTCAGTCCAGTCTTAATGGTATGTACCGAGCCAGTTTGGATTTTGGTGTTAAAGCAGGTTTAATGTTTTGTTTAGCTAGAGAATTTTCTTTTGAATTAAATGAAATTATAGTTAAAAAAGCGCTTAAGTATCAAAAGTGGGGAGTAATTGGTATTGATATCGCCGGTCCAGAGAAAAAAACTTTTGAACAAGAACCAGACTTTAAAAAATATATTGAACTTTTTAATACAGCTAAACAAGCTGGTTTAGGTATAACTGTGCACACTGGTGAAACCGATGCCACTGGTCCGGATAGTGTGCGCCAGGTTTTGCGTGATATTAAACCACAACGCATTGGCCATGGTATTCAGGCGGCCAAGGATGAAAGTTTGCTTAAAGAATTAGCGTCCGCCGGCACAGTTTTGGAATTATGTCCTTCCTCTAATTTGCAAACTCGGGCTATAAAAGATTGGTCGGAGTTTAAAGATATTGTAAATAAGTTTAAAGAATTTGGTGTAAAATACACGATCAACACTGACGGGCCTTATTTGCTTAATAGCAATATGAAAAAAGAAATAGAAATAATGTTAAATAATAACATTATGACCAAAGATGAACTTAGAGACAGCTTTGATTTAGCCCGGCAAGTTAGTTTTATTAAATAA